The following proteins are co-located in the Castanea sativa cultivar Marrone di Chiusa Pesio chromosome 8, ASM4071231v1 genome:
- the LOC142607807 gene encoding tropinone reductase homolog At5g06060-like isoform X2, with the protein MAQPDNSRWSLQGKTALVTGGSKGIGHAIVEELAGFGATVHTCSRNEVDLNECLSEWRKKGLQVTGSVCDVSSRAEREILISTASDLFNGKLNILINNVGTNKTKPTLEYTAQDFSFIMATNFESAYHLCQLAHSLLKASSAGSIVFVSSVCGVVSVSGGSIYGASKGAMNQVTKNLACEWAKDNIRTNCVAPWYIKTPLVQPYLDDENFFNAVISRTPMGRVGEPKEVSSLVAFLCLPAASYMTGQTICVDGGMTVNGFTFP; encoded by the exons ATGGCTCAGCCCGATAACAGTAGATGGTCTCTTCAGGGCAAGACTGCTCTTGTTACCGGTGGAAGCAAAGGAATAGG GCATGCTATTGTGGAGGAACTAGCAGGTTTTGGAGCAACTGTGCATACATGCTCTCGAAACGAAGTCGACCTTAATGAGTGTTTAAGTGAATGGAGGAAGAAGGGTCTCCAAGTCACTGGTTCTGTGTGCGATGTATCCTCTAGAGCTGAAAGAGAGATTCTAATTAGCACTGCCTCTGATCTCTTTAATGGGAAACTTAACATCCTT ATTAACAATGTTGggacaaacaaaacaaaaccgaCCTTGGAGTATACGGCCCAAGATTTCTCATTTATCATGGCCACAAATTTTGAATCAGCTTATCACTTGTGCCAACTTGCCCATTCTCTATTGAAAGCTTCGTCAGCAGGAAGCATTGTCTTTGTGTCTTCAGTTTGTGGGGTTGTATCAGTCAGTGGGGGCTCCATATATGGAGCAAGTAAAG GGGCAATGAATCAGGTGACAAAAAATTTGGCATGCGAGTGGGCAAAAGATAATATAAGGACCAATTGTGTTGCACCTTGGTACATCAAGACCCCTTTAGTCCAACCT TATTTGGATGATGAAAACTTTTTCAATGCTGTTATCTCTCGAACACCTATGGGACGCGTTGGAGAGCCCAAAGAGGTGTCTTCCTTGGTAGCATTCCTATGCCTACCAGCGGCCTCGTACATGACCGGGCAAACTATATGTGTCGATGGAGGTATGACGGTGAATGGCTTCACGTTCCCATAA
- the LOC142607807 gene encoding tropinone reductase homolog At5g06060-like isoform X1 translates to MAQPDNSRWSLQGKTALVTGGSKGIGHAIVEELAGFGATVHTCSRNEVDLNECLSEWRKKGLQVTGSVCDVSSRAEREILISTASDLFNGKLNILINNVGTNKTKPTLEYTAQDFSFIMATNFESAYHLCQLAHSLLKASSAGSIVFVSSVCGVVSVSGGSIYGASKGNLGLSHHFLDCIFTTLSYNIEGLYKYAGAMNQVTKNLACEWAKDNIRTNCVAPWYIKTPLVQPYLDDENFFNAVISRTPMGRVGEPKEVSSLVAFLCLPAASYMTGQTICVDGGMTVNGFTFP, encoded by the exons ATGGCTCAGCCCGATAACAGTAGATGGTCTCTTCAGGGCAAGACTGCTCTTGTTACCGGTGGAAGCAAAGGAATAGG GCATGCTATTGTGGAGGAACTAGCAGGTTTTGGAGCAACTGTGCATACATGCTCTCGAAACGAAGTCGACCTTAATGAGTGTTTAAGTGAATGGAGGAAGAAGGGTCTCCAAGTCACTGGTTCTGTGTGCGATGTATCCTCTAGAGCTGAAAGAGAGATTCTAATTAGCACTGCCTCTGATCTCTTTAATGGGAAACTTAACATCCTT ATTAACAATGTTGggacaaacaaaacaaaaccgaCCTTGGAGTATACGGCCCAAGATTTCTCATTTATCATGGCCACAAATTTTGAATCAGCTTATCACTTGTGCCAACTTGCCCATTCTCTATTGAAAGCTTCGTCAGCAGGAAGCATTGTCTTTGTGTCTTCAGTTTGTGGGGTTGTATCAGTCAGTGGGGGCTCCATATATGGAGCAAGTAAAGGTAACCTAGGCTTGTCTCATCATTTTTTGGATTGTATTTTTACTACTTTGAGCTACAATATTGAAGGTCTTTATAAGTATGCAGGGGCAATGAATCAGGTGACAAAAAATTTGGCATGCGAGTGGGCAAAAGATAATATAAGGACCAATTGTGTTGCACCTTGGTACATCAAGACCCCTTTAGTCCAACCT TATTTGGATGATGAAAACTTTTTCAATGCTGTTATCTCTCGAACACCTATGGGACGCGTTGGAGAGCCCAAAGAGGTGTCTTCCTTGGTAGCATTCCTATGCCTACCAGCGGCCTCGTACATGACCGGGCAAACTATATGTGTCGATGGAGGTATGACGGTGAATGGCTTCACGTTCCCATAA